One segment of Pseudomonas sp. FP2196 DNA contains the following:
- a CDS encoding acyltransferase family protein — protein sequence MSSKKKSLEIETLRGLACLLLVLYHVIGPLGGGLKIDLGSPFRVIADSMVYVRMPLFTFISGYIYSIYKIRGNDFSTFFSGKVRRLIVPLFCVGVPFSVLQAVGPGVNKDVGVIDALLSFWVPINHFWFLQAVFIIFMFVGLLEWRGLLRSATRLYLLFAFAAVVFLLPPFKFDAFGINGAIYLLPFFVAGMIGQENVEALKQRFKVIGPLVFVLISLTLLYVAAIDREAIVDRRSLIGLIVGCVSCIALLSSDMRSKALTWLGGYSYAIFLFHVLFAATSRFVLGRLGVKDESLLVFGGVACGLLGPVLLSMIFSRFNFTSVLFLGERAASKKPPATIAPVAQT from the coding sequence ATGTCGAGCAAGAAAAAGTCCCTGGAGATCGAAACCCTGCGTGGCCTGGCGTGCCTGCTGTTGGTGCTCTATCACGTCATCGGCCCGTTGGGCGGTGGTTTGAAGATCGATCTGGGTTCGCCGTTCCGGGTGATCGCCGACTCGATGGTGTACGTGCGCATGCCGCTGTTCACCTTCATATCCGGGTACATCTATTCGATCTACAAAATCCGCGGAAATGACTTTTCGACGTTCTTTTCCGGCAAGGTGCGGCGGTTGATCGTGCCGCTGTTTTGCGTGGGCGTGCCGTTCTCCGTATTGCAAGCGGTGGGGCCGGGAGTGAACAAGGACGTCGGTGTGATCGACGCATTGTTGTCGTTCTGGGTGCCGATCAACCACTTCTGGTTCTTGCAGGCGGTGTTCATCATTTTCATGTTCGTCGGCCTGCTGGAATGGCGCGGTCTGCTGCGCTCGGCGACGCGTTTGTATTTGCTGTTTGCCTTTGCCGCCGTGGTGTTTTTGCTGCCGCCGTTCAAGTTCGATGCGTTCGGTATCAACGGCGCGATCTACCTGCTGCCGTTTTTTGTGGCAGGGATGATTGGGCAGGAAAATGTCGAGGCGTTGAAGCAACGGTTCAAGGTGATCGGGCCGCTGGTGTTTGTGCTGATCTCGCTGACGCTGCTGTATGTGGCGGCGATTGATCGCGAGGCGATTGTCGATCGCCGTAGTCTGATCGGTCTGATCGTGGGTTGTGTGTCGTGCATCGCGCTGCTATCCAGTGACATGCGTTCGAAGGCGCTGACTTGGCTCGGTGGCTATTCCTACGCGATCTTCCTGTTTCATGTGTTGTTCGCGGCCACATCGCGGTTTGTGCTGGGGCGGTTGGGCGTGAAGGATGAGAGCCTGCTGGTGTTCGGGGGTGTGGCCTGCGGCTTGCTCGGGCCGGTGCTGTTGTCGATGATTTTCAGTCGGTTCAACTTCACCTCCGTGCTGTTCCTCGGTGAGCGCGCGGCAAGCAAAAAACCGCCGGCGACCATCGCACCGGTGGCGCAAACCTGA
- a CDS encoding phosphoribosylaminoimidazole carboxylase, with the protein MIFRLLLRGGALGAKFLLVLAITHFLGYEALGFYGVVVAASLIASKFYSVGFSSEINRLISVGGSSRRVVDKVLLLYLAVGLVLSLVTVGIYSLFQQVDAPIALVTCVTLVLLTEHLSFEINSFVFSAQKATAGALLFFIKTGLWALLAVGGMMLGWVSGIASVLWLWVVANVLVIIAGYLIVVNVHHGREPGTLATAAVWKAGLPFYFGTGLIALSQYAERFLIADLEPYANLGKYVYAWSAANTLQALSYAVVAVVGIPLLAKRFQAEQQPFTVKQLFVNKWVARSLVVSAAVAVAIYLFFNIVLDYVATSVPRPDNALLAVLIFSFALRAIGDIVWGGLIASKNSRVSLASAALCLLVSVPVSYVLIKHYSIYGAAWGNVFAIIVQLGVIALLTRVTGTKKAAVSWA; encoded by the coding sequence ATGATATTTCGGCTACTGCTTCGCGGCGGTGCATTGGGCGCGAAGTTTTTGCTGGTGCTGGCCATCACCCATTTCCTCGGTTATGAGGCGTTGGGCTTTTACGGCGTGGTGGTTGCCGCGTCGTTGATCGCGTCGAAGTTCTACAGCGTCGGTTTCAGTTCCGAGATCAATCGGTTGATCAGCGTTGGCGGCAGTTCACGCCGGGTTGTCGACAAGGTTTTGCTGCTGTACCTGGCGGTGGGGCTGGTGTTGTCGCTGGTGACCGTGGGGATTTACTCACTGTTCCAGCAGGTTGATGCGCCCATCGCGCTGGTCACTTGCGTGACGCTGGTGTTGCTCACCGAACACCTGTCGTTCGAAATCAACTCGTTTGTGTTTTCCGCGCAGAAAGCCACGGCGGGCGCATTACTGTTCTTTATCAAGACCGGTCTGTGGGCGCTGTTGGCCGTAGGCGGGATGATGCTCGGCTGGGTGTCGGGAATTGCCAGTGTTTTGTGGCTGTGGGTGGTTGCCAACGTGTTGGTGATCATCGCCGGCTACCTGATCGTGGTGAACGTTCATCACGGGCGAGAGCCCGGAACACTGGCCACGGCGGCTGTGTGGAAGGCCGGGTTGCCTTTCTATTTCGGCACCGGGTTGATCGCATTGAGTCAGTACGCCGAGCGCTTTCTGATCGCCGACCTCGAACCCTACGCCAACCTCGGTAAATACGTGTACGCGTGGTCGGCGGCCAACACCTTGCAAGCGTTGTCTTACGCGGTGGTAGCGGTGGTCGGCATTCCGCTGCTGGCCAAGCGTTTTCAGGCTGAGCAGCAGCCGTTCACGGTCAAGCAACTGTTCGTGAACAAATGGGTTGCACGTTCGCTGGTGGTATCCGCTGCCGTGGCGGTGGCGATTTACCTGTTCTTCAACATCGTGCTCGATTACGTCGCCACCAGCGTGCCGCGTCCGGACAACGCGTTGCTTGCCGTACTGATCTTCTCCTTCGCCCTGCGCGCCATTGGTGACATCGTCTGGGGCGGATTGATTGCCTCGAAAAACAGTCGCGTCTCACTCGCCAGTGCGGCGTTGTGCTTGCTGGTTTCAGTGCCGGTCAGCTATGTGCTGATCAAGCACTATTCGATCTATGGCGCGGCCTGGGGCAACGTCTTCGCGATCATTGTGCAACTCGGCGTGATTGCTCTGTTGACCCGCGTGACCGGCACGAAAAAGGCTGCCGTGTCATGGGCCTGA
- a CDS encoding polysaccharide pyruvyl transferase family protein: MNVTILHGYSASNSGDGLLVDLAIALVQRNFGDDTAISVVASDPESFSYLPHPRFDAPVMAAKGLGRVKQAVFLNQSYAGLADLLKKTDLIVGVGGGYMRSKSAFEHIKLKLGHAKQLETAILSKVPSVYLPQSIGPFHGESSKIVEHYASADAVFVRDNRSSAIFDACENVYRAPDLAVQSLASKILQQPKFTRCASSPATVCVVLRKPPEWSKEKKVAYVANLKLLLQRLKNKSKVVCAVQSAVRGNDDGAFYRELGITEDLLSLKATIAKYQPDLVISVRLHGAIESLLSGVPAYHISYERKGFGAYQDMGVEDWVINGGDIDVDTIINTVYAPNALSNFGKRLTDTCREIEAKTVAMDDIIKGIVR; encoded by the coding sequence ATGAACGTAACGATTTTGCATGGCTACAGTGCGTCCAACTCCGGTGACGGCCTGCTCGTCGATCTGGCCATTGCCCTGGTGCAGCGCAACTTTGGTGATGACACCGCGATCAGTGTCGTGGCTTCCGATCCCGAGTCCTTCAGCTATTTGCCGCACCCGCGTTTTGACGCGCCGGTGATGGCGGCCAAGGGGCTGGGACGGGTCAAGCAAGCCGTGTTTCTCAATCAGTCCTACGCGGGCCTCGCCGATCTGTTGAAAAAAACCGATCTGATCGTCGGCGTTGGCGGCGGCTACATGCGTTCGAAAAGCGCTTTTGAACACATCAAGCTGAAACTGGGTCACGCCAAGCAACTGGAAACCGCGATCCTCAGCAAGGTGCCGTCGGTGTACCTGCCGCAAAGCATCGGCCCATTCCACGGCGAGAGCAGCAAGATCGTCGAACACTATGCCAGCGCCGATGCGGTGTTCGTGCGTGACAATCGTTCCTCGGCGATTTTCGATGCCTGTGAAAACGTCTACCGTGCGCCGGATCTGGCCGTGCAGTCGCTTGCCAGCAAGATCCTTCAGCAACCCAAGTTCACCCGCTGCGCTTCGTCGCCAGCCACGGTGTGCGTGGTGCTGCGCAAGCCGCCGGAGTGGAGCAAGGAAAAGAAAGTCGCCTACGTCGCCAATCTGAAGTTGCTGCTGCAACGCCTGAAGAACAAAAGCAAAGTCGTCTGCGCCGTGCAAAGCGCCGTACGGGGTAACGATGACGGCGCGTTCTATCGCGAACTGGGCATCACCGAAGACCTGCTGTCGTTGAAGGCCACAATTGCCAAATATCAACCGGACCTGGTGATTTCCGTGCGTCTGCACGGCGCTATTGAATCGCTGCTGTCGGGCGTGCCGGCGTACCACATCAGCTATGAGCGCAAAGGCTTTGGCGCCTATCAGGACATGGGCGTCGAGGACTGGGTGATCAACGGCGGCGACATCGATGTCGACACCATCATCAACACGGTTTACGCACCGAACGCACTGTCGAACTTCGGCAAGCGCCTGACCGACACCTGCCGCGAGATCGAGGCAAAAACCGTGGCCATGGACGACATCATCAAAGGGATCGTTCGATGA
- a CDS encoding glycosyltransferase yields MKKILHVAETIKGGVATVIRTISTSPEDDAANYQLVYLVPQDQEKELHGIAPQQIRTFARTGRNVPSLLRFAWRMTQVMLKEKPDVVHLHSTFSGVIGRCVCVLLRPWRKPKIVYCPHAFSFLMESSPTKQKVYAWIERVLQKVTDVIICVSQYELDKAARFGIERKRMKLIYNGIHHRDDAAKIHNPEPIHLLFVGRLDYQKGFDVLLKAYAKVQRNDLKLTVVGSAVNEDAVECPPMDSVEYLPWVTPSEVHALYQKADALIVPSRWEGFAMVPLEGMAMGLPVIASNCTSLPELVTDEVSGYVFPSGDHQALADVLSKIQKPRLLDLGNEGRSIVRERFSAALMIRQTYDLYRAPSY; encoded by the coding sequence GTGAAGAAAATACTGCACGTGGCTGAAACGATAAAAGGTGGCGTCGCGACGGTGATCCGCACGATTTCAACGTCCCCCGAAGACGACGCTGCCAACTATCAACTGGTTTATCTGGTCCCGCAGGATCAGGAAAAAGAGCTGCACGGCATCGCGCCGCAGCAGATCCGCACCTTCGCCCGAACCGGGCGGAATGTGCCGTCGCTGCTGCGTTTCGCCTGGCGCATGACCCAGGTGATGCTCAAGGAAAAACCCGATGTGGTGCATTTGCACAGCACTTTTTCCGGGGTGATTGGGCGTTGCGTTTGTGTGCTGCTGCGACCGTGGCGCAAGCCGAAAATCGTCTACTGCCCGCACGCCTTTTCGTTCCTGATGGAGAGTTCGCCGACCAAGCAGAAAGTCTATGCGTGGATCGAGCGGGTGTTGCAGAAGGTCACCGACGTGATCATTTGCGTCAGCCAGTACGAACTCGATAAAGCCGCGCGGTTCGGCATCGAGCGCAAGCGCATGAAGCTGATCTACAACGGCATTCATCACCGGGACGACGCGGCGAAAATCCACAATCCAGAGCCGATTCACCTGCTGTTTGTCGGTCGTCTCGACTATCAAAAAGGCTTCGACGTGTTGCTCAAGGCCTACGCCAAGGTGCAGCGCAACGATCTGAAACTGACCGTGGTGGGTAGCGCTGTCAACGAGGATGCGGTCGAGTGCCCACCGATGGACTCGGTTGAATACTTGCCGTGGGTTACGCCGAGTGAAGTGCACGCGCTGTATCAAAAGGCCGATGCGCTGATCGTCCCGAGTCGTTGGGAAGGCTTTGCCATGGTGCCACTGGAAGGCATGGCCATGGGGCTGCCGGTGATTGCCAGCAATTGCACGTCGTTGCCTGAACTGGTCACCGATGAAGTGTCCGGTTACGTCTTTCCCTCAGGTGACCACCAGGCACTCGCCGACGTGCTTTCGAAAATCCAGAAGCCAAGGTTGCTCGACCTCGGCAACGAAGGTCGCAGCATCGTCCGCGAGCGTTTCAGCGCCGCGTTGATGATTCGCCAGACCTACGATCTGTATCGCGCTCCCTCTTATTAA
- a CDS encoding polysaccharide biosynthesis tyrosine autokinase: protein MQLPSVIASRDNDQDSIDLLGIFGSLIDQKWLIGAFTGAFMAAGVAYAVLATPVYLANALVQVEPKKNDMLGFSDLNSMLGGQSPSVTEIGIIKSRAVIGKTVDDLRLDIDVTPNRFPVIGGFLARRYRGETEFSVAPPRFGFNSYAWGGERLEFARLNLPKELLGKKLTLIAGEQHHFQLFDDNDNLLVEGATGEAFAQDGVEGLITQLAANPGTRFEVVRNPRIVTVQSYQDALDISEQGKESGIIRLALASSDAAEAVRILNKIAALYVEQNVRRTSAEAAQSLAFLQSQLPQVKRDLAKASDALNAYQTHGKTVNISLETQSVLGQSVALETRISELRMQQAEMDRKFTKQHPAYRALMSQIGELTQQQKSLEGKVGDLPATQQELLNLTRDVEVASQIYTQLLNKSQELDIVRAGAVGNVRLVDTADVDLTSPVKPKKPLIVLIATFLGAFLGVALVLLRKSLSRGLEGPEAIEQLGLPVYASIPYSALQQEEDGKKGRARDGVDKPAYLLALRNPTDLSIESIRSLRTCLHFAGLDSTNNRIMISGPSPQVGKTFVSSNLAAVMAQSGQRVVLIDADMRKGHLHKTLNVPIENGLSDLLVKRCSVEQAINKIEGADLHFISRGQVPPNPSELLMHANFRELLAQLSDMYDVVIIDTPPLLAVTDAAIVGRDAGISLIVTRFGVNPAKEIELTIRRFAQNGIELKGAVFNGVEKRAASYYGNGGYGYYNYEYASDKS from the coding sequence ATGCAGTTACCGTCAGTAATCGCCAGCCGTGATAACGATCAAGACAGTATTGATCTGCTCGGCATATTCGGCAGTTTGATTGACCAGAAATGGTTGATCGGCGCGTTCACCGGCGCCTTCATGGCCGCCGGTGTTGCCTATGCAGTGTTGGCCACGCCCGTGTACCTGGCGAACGCGCTGGTGCAGGTCGAACCGAAAAAGAACGACATGCTCGGGTTTTCCGACCTCAACAGCATGCTCGGTGGGCAATCGCCGTCGGTGACCGAAATCGGCATCATCAAATCCCGCGCGGTGATCGGCAAAACCGTCGATGACCTGCGTCTGGATATCGACGTCACTCCCAACAGGTTCCCGGTTATTGGTGGTTTTCTCGCCCGCCGTTATCGCGGCGAAACCGAGTTCAGCGTCGCGCCGCCACGTTTTGGCTTCAACAGCTACGCGTGGGGCGGTGAGCGTCTGGAGTTTGCCCGCCTCAATCTGCCTAAAGAGTTGCTGGGCAAGAAACTCACGTTGATCGCTGGTGAGCAACATCACTTCCAGTTGTTCGATGACAACGACAACTTGCTGGTGGAAGGCGCGACGGGCGAAGCCTTCGCGCAGGACGGTGTGGAAGGGCTGATCACTCAGTTGGCAGCGAACCCCGGCACGCGTTTCGAAGTGGTGCGCAATCCACGGATCGTGACTGTCCAGAGTTATCAGGATGCGCTGGATATTTCCGAGCAAGGCAAGGAGTCGGGGATCATTCGCTTGGCGCTGGCCAGTAGCGACGCCGCGGAGGCGGTGAGGATCCTCAACAAGATCGCCGCGCTGTACGTCGAGCAAAACGTGCGACGCACTTCGGCCGAAGCGGCGCAGAGCCTGGCCTTCCTGCAAAGCCAGTTGCCGCAGGTCAAACGCGATCTGGCCAAGGCCAGCGATGCGCTCAACGCCTACCAGACCCACGGCAAAACCGTAAATATCTCGCTGGAAACCCAATCGGTGCTCGGTCAGTCCGTGGCGCTCGAAACGCGGATTTCCGAGTTGCGAATGCAGCAGGCGGAGATGGATCGAAAATTCACCAAGCAGCATCCGGCCTACCGCGCGTTGATGTCGCAGATTGGCGAATTGACCCAACAACAGAAATCGCTGGAAGGCAAAGTCGGCGACCTGCCGGCCACGCAACAGGAATTGCTCAACCTGACCCGCGATGTCGAAGTTGCCTCGCAGATCTATACGCAACTGTTGAACAAATCCCAAGAGCTGGACATCGTCCGTGCCGGCGCTGTCGGCAACGTCCGTTTGGTGGATACGGCGGATGTCGACCTGACCAGCCCGGTCAAACCGAAAAAACCTTTGATCGTGCTCATCGCCACGTTCCTCGGCGCCTTCCTCGGCGTGGCGCTGGTGCTGCTGCGCAAATCCCTGAGTCGTGGTCTGGAAGGACCAGAGGCCATCGAGCAACTCGGCCTGCCGGTCTATGCGTCGATTCCCTACAGCGCACTGCAACAGGAAGAGGACGGGAAAAAAGGTCGCGCCCGCGACGGCGTCGACAAACCGGCGTACCTGCTGGCATTGCGCAACCCGACGGATCTGTCCATCGAATCGATCCGCAGCCTGCGCACCTGTCTGCATTTCGCGGGCCTGGACTCGACCAACAACCGCATCATGATTTCCGGGCCAAGCCCGCAGGTCGGCAAGACCTTCGTGTCCTCCAACCTCGCCGCCGTCATGGCGCAGAGCGGCCAGCGTGTGGTGCTGATCGATGCCGACATGCGCAAAGGGCATCTGCACAAGACCCTGAATGTACCGATCGAAAATGGTCTGTCGGACCTGCTGGTCAAACGCTGCAGCGTCGAACAGGCGATCAATAAAATCGAAGGCGCCGACCTGCACTTCATCAGTCGTGGCCAAGTACCGCCCAATCCTTCCGAGCTGTTGATGCACGCCAATTTCCGCGAGCTGCTGGCGCAACTCAGCGACATGTACGACGTGGTGATCATCGATACACCGCCGCTGCTGGCCGTGACCGACGCGGCGATTGTCGGCCGTGATGCGGGCATCAGCCTGATCGTCACGCGCTTCGGGGTGAACCCGGCCAAAGAAATCGAGCTGACCATTCGCCGCTTTGCCCAGAACGGCATCGAGCTCAAAGGCGCGGTATTCAACGGCGTCGAGAAGCGTGCCGCGAGCTATTACGGCAACGGTGGCTACGGCTATTACAACTACGAATACGCGTCCGACAAGTCCTGA
- a CDS encoding low molecular weight protein-tyrosine-phosphatase, which translates to MFKKILVVCVGNICRSPTAELLLRNALAPSEISVTSAGLAARVGEGVEASARQVLEDHGHRADEFRARQLTPDIVNESDLILVMEKQHVNQVLKIASHARGKVFLLGKWQSEREIQDPYRQGKAAFIHAHALIEDAVSSWAQRLAR; encoded by the coding sequence TTGTTCAAAAAGATCCTTGTCGTCTGCGTGGGCAATATATGCCGTAGTCCGACAGCAGAACTTCTGCTGCGTAACGCGCTGGCCCCATCAGAGATCTCAGTGACCTCCGCAGGCCTTGCAGCACGTGTTGGCGAGGGCGTGGAAGCGTCGGCCCGGCAGGTTCTGGAGGACCACGGGCATCGCGCAGACGAATTCAGGGCGCGCCAACTGACGCCCGACATCGTCAATGAATCAGACCTGATTCTGGTCATGGAAAAACAACACGTAAATCAAGTATTGAAAATTGCCTCTCACGCCAGAGGCAAAGTGTTTTTGCTCGGCAAGTGGCAGAGCGAACGCGAAATACAAGATCCCTATCGTCAAGGCAAGGCCGCTTTTATTCATGCCCATGCATTGATTGAAGATGCTGTCAGCTCTTGGGCGCAACGTCTCGCACGTTGA
- a CDS encoding glycosyl hydrolase family 5 has protein sequence MKSARLKRLSASVLLALSAATQVHASELFPNLPARTIGVQVKIQNFTAEDAAHIKAAGFSFVRFGVWSDSLSAKAYQKQVSDAFAAARSAGLPVLLTVRAIKPLTSASGNTAELATAGESFANALTGLETTYSAQLAAIEIWNEPDLETYWPTRNFDTTFVPFMSAVCKSLQDKPQSTPRVGYGFARPPTAGSASTVALSRIVSEYPKCLNAISYHPYGMTATQISNAQTFIQQNFHLPGVISEWGISALTSNGGNDGQASKIGAFITDVKRLNIPLTSIYEWKNSDSGSNDREKNFGLLTSNGQPKPAKAAAETQLNAQ, from the coding sequence ATGAAATCAGCCCGTCTCAAACGGCTCAGTGCCTCAGTGTTATTGGCGCTCAGCGCCGCTACTCAAGTTCACGCCAGTGAACTGTTCCCCAACCTTCCCGCCAGAACCATCGGCGTTCAGGTGAAGATCCAGAACTTCACCGCCGAAGACGCCGCCCATATCAAGGCCGCCGGATTCAGTTTTGTGCGCTTCGGCGTGTGGAGCGACAGCCTGAGCGCCAAGGCCTATCAGAAACAGGTCAGTGATGCCTTTGCGGCGGCCAGATCCGCAGGCCTGCCAGTTTTGCTGACCGTGCGCGCCATCAAGCCGCTGACCTCGGCGTCAGGCAATACCGCTGAACTGGCAACGGCTGGCGAATCCTTTGCCAACGCGCTGACCGGTCTGGAGACAACCTACAGCGCACAATTGGCGGCGATTGAAATCTGGAATGAGCCGGACCTTGAAACCTATTGGCCGACTCGTAATTTCGATACGACGTTCGTGCCGTTCATGAGCGCCGTGTGCAAGTCGCTGCAGGACAAACCGCAATCGACGCCACGGGTCGGCTACGGCTTCGCCCGGCCACCGACGGCGGGCTCCGCCTCAACCGTGGCGCTGAGCCGCATCGTCAGTGAATACCCGAAATGCCTCAACGCGATCTCCTATCACCCCTACGGCATGACCGCCACGCAGATCAGCAATGCACAGACTTTCATCCAGCAGAACTTCCACCTGCCCGGCGTCATCAGTGAATGGGGCATCTCGGCGCTGACCTCTAACGGCGGCAATGACGGACAAGCCAGTAAAATCGGCGCCTTCATCACCGATGTTAAAAGGCTCAACATCCCGCTGACATCGATATACGAATGGAAGAACAGTGACTCGGGCAGTAACGATCGCGAGAAAAACTTCGGCCTGCTCACCTCGAACGGTCAACCGAAACCGGCGAAAGCGGCAGCCGAAACGCAATTGAATGCCCAGTAG
- the tal gene encoding transaldolase, protein MTSKLEQLKQMTTVVADTGDFEAIARVKPVDATTNPSLLLKAAAIPAYAELLNACVSDCKGDVGLASDRFGVAVGQEILKVIPGRISTEVDARLSFDKDAVLKRAHRLIELYDKAGIGRDRVLIKIASTWEGIRAAEVLEKEGIQTNLTLLFSFAQAAACADAGVFLISPFVGRIYDWYKKANGNEYTGADDPGVQSVTRIYNYYKANDYKTVVMGASFRNLNQIEQLAGCDRLTISPDLIDKLAADTGKLERKLAPGHAGEARLSLNEAQFRWLSNEDAMATEKLAEGIRQFARDQEKLEALLQAKL, encoded by the coding sequence ATGACTTCCAAGCTGGAACAACTCAAACAAATGACCACCGTGGTTGCCGACACCGGCGACTTCGAAGCGATTGCCCGGGTCAAGCCGGTCGACGCCACCACCAACCCTTCCCTGCTGCTCAAGGCAGCGGCCATTCCTGCTTACGCCGAACTGCTGAACGCCTGCGTCAGCGACTGCAAGGGCGATGTGGGCCTGGCCAGCGACCGTTTCGGCGTCGCGGTGGGCCAGGAAATCCTGAAAGTGATTCCAGGCCGTATATCCACTGAAGTGGATGCGCGCCTGTCGTTCGATAAAGACGCCGTGCTGAAACGAGCGCATCGCCTGATCGAGCTTTATGACAAGGCCGGCATTGGCCGCGACCGCGTACTGATCAAGATCGCCTCGACCTGGGAAGGCATCCGCGCGGCCGAAGTGCTGGAGAAGGAAGGCATTCAGACCAACCTGACCCTGCTGTTCTCCTTCGCACAAGCTGCTGCGTGCGCCGATGCTGGCGTGTTCCTGATCTCGCCGTTCGTGGGCCGCATCTACGACTGGTACAAAAAGGCCAACGGCAATGAATACACCGGTGCCGATGATCCAGGCGTGCAGTCGGTTACGCGCATCTACAACTACTACAAGGCCAATGACTACAAGACCGTGGTGATGGGTGCGAGCTTCCGTAACCTGAACCAGATTGAACAACTGGCTGGCTGCGATCGCCTGACCATCAGCCCGGACCTGATCGACAAGCTGGCGGCAGACACCGGCAAGCTGGAGCGCAAACTGGCGCCGGGGCATGCCGGTGAGGCGCGTCTGAGCCTCAATGAAGCGCAGTTCCGCTGGTTGTCCAACGAAGACGCGATGGCCACCGAGAAACTGGCTGAAGGCATCCGTCAGTTTGCCCGTGATCAGGAAAAGCTTGAGGCATTGCTGCAAGCCAAGCTGTGA
- the rssC gene encoding anti-sigma factor antagonist RssC, giving the protein MSTGRIQFAEQDGTFVLKFVGEVRLTLCSALDATIEKIFTALNFNAIVIDLTETRSIDSTTLGLLAKLSILSRQKVGLLPTVVTTHDDITRLLQSMGFEQVFNIVNHPVPCPECLDDLPDQDQSEEIVRIKVLEAHKILMGLNDSNREAFHDLVNALERH; this is encoded by the coding sequence ATGAGTACCGGTAGAATCCAGTTCGCCGAGCAGGACGGCACCTTCGTCCTGAAGTTCGTCGGTGAAGTTCGCCTGACCCTGTGTTCGGCGTTGGATGCGACTATTGAGAAAATCTTCACCGCGCTGAATTTCAACGCGATCGTGATCGATTTGACCGAAACCCGCAGCATCGACAGCACCACATTGGGCCTGCTGGCCAAATTGTCGATCCTGTCGCGGCAGAAGGTCGGCCTGCTGCCGACCGTCGTCACCACCCACGATGACATCACCCGTCTGCTGCAATCGATGGGTTTCGAGCAGGTGTTCAACATCGTCAACCACCCCGTGCCATGCCCGGAGTGCCTGGACGACCTGCCGGATCAGGATCAGTCGGAAGAGATTGTGCGGATCAAGGTGCTGGAAGCGCACAAGATCCTGATGGGGTTGAACGATTCCAATCGTGAAGCCTTCCATGATCTGGTGAATGCGCTCGAACGGCATTAA
- the rssB gene encoding two-component system response regulator RssB translates to MPKTSATLLIIDDDEVVRASLAAYLEDSGFSVLQASNGQQGLQVFEQDKPDLVICDLRMPQMGGLELIRQVTERSPQTPVIVVSGAGVMNDAVEALRLGAADYLIKPLEDLAVLEHSVRRALDRARLLLENQRYREKLEKANRELEASLNLLQEDQNAGRQVQMNMLPESPWSIDDFKFAHQIIPSLYLSGDFADYFRVDERRVAFYLADVSGHGASSAFVTVLLKFMTTRLLFESKRSGTLPEFKPSEVLGHINRGLISCKLGKHVTMVGGVIDEETGLLTYSIGGHLPLPVLYTPDSVRYLEGRGLPVGLFNEATYEDHVLELPPTFSLTLMSDGILDLLPEPTLKEKEAALPERVKSAGGSLDGLRQVFGLATLGEMPDDIALLVLSRNL, encoded by the coding sequence ATGCCAAAAACCAGTGCCACGCTGCTGATAATCGATGATGACGAAGTAGTGCGCGCGAGCCTCGCGGCCTATTTGGAAGACAGTGGTTTCAGCGTCCTGCAGGCCAGCAACGGCCAACAGGGTCTTCAGGTATTCGAGCAAGACAAGCCCGACCTGGTCATCTGCGATCTGCGCATGCCGCAGATGGGCGGTCTCGAACTCATCCGTCAGGTCACCGAGCGGTCGCCGCAAACGCCGGTGATCGTGGTGTCGGGTGCCGGCGTGATGAACGACGCGGTCGAAGCCCTGCGCCTGGGCGCGGCGGATTACCTGATCAAGCCTCTTGAAGATCTGGCTGTGCTCGAGCATTCCGTGCGCCGGGCCCTGGATCGTGCGCGCCTGCTGCTGGAGAACCAGCGCTATCGCGAGAAGCTGGAAAAGGCCAACCGCGAACTCGAAGCCAGCCTGAACCTGCTCCAGGAAGACCAGAACGCCGGTCGCCAGGTGCAGATGAACATGCTGCCGGAAAGTCCGTGGAGCATCGACGATTTCAAGTTTGCGCACCAGATCATCCCGTCGCTGTACCTGTCGGGTGATTTTGCCGACTATTTCCGCGTCGATGAGCGTCGGGTCGCGTTTTACCTGGCGGACGTATCGGGTCATGGCGCCTCTTCAGCCTTCGTCACCGTACTGCTGAAGTTCATGACCACGCGCTTGCTGTTCGAATCCAAGCGCAGCGGCACATTGCCGGAATTCAAGCCTTCGGAAGTCCTTGGCCATATCAACCGGGGACTGATCAGTTGTAAGCTGGGTAAACACGTCACAATGGTCGGTGGAGTCATCGACGAGGAGACCGGTTTGTTGACCTATAGCATTGGCGGCCATCTGCCTTTGCCTGTGTTGTACACGCCTGACAGTGTTCGTTATCTCGAAGGACGCGGTCTGCCGGTGGGCCTCTTCAATGAAGCCACCTACGAAGACCACGTACTTGAGCTGCCACCGACGTTCAGCCTGACGCTGATGTCTGATGGCATTCTGGATCTTTTGCCAGAACCTACGCTCAAAGAAAAAGAAGCGGCTTTGCCCGAACGGGTGAAGTCAGCGGGCGGCAGCCTGGATGGTCTGCGGCAAGTGTTTGGATTGGCCACGCTAGGGGAGATGCCGGATGATATCGCCCTGTTGGTGTTGAGCAGGAATCTTTAA